One genomic window of Legionella jordanis includes the following:
- a CDS encoding DEAD/DEAH box helicase: MGKVYYWQGIIGDASRFAPYHEIINKLVQGNYKSADLDLKKLQGYRVYSVRVNKSDRLIFTTVNKDGQSFLVLLDVVLNHDYNKCPFLKPAVLKNYLEKNAETITNHIEQKDFLATTEVPLSEQKIADNTPLQYAPIAYYNQMYIEFNDEQQVARGATLPAVISGPPGSGKSCVALSLLEQAVNQLAYENGPILYVTQSEPLKKALEAGWQELPVAQNLPPKSVQFRTYQELLSECDLEFSKKEIVGKAHFQEWFKQYKAKQKKRNDSAAVNPNFLQQISLIYRELRILTAYSSEEYLKLGERQSLIHNTEQRQWLWEMSRAYLLYLEGTQRIDPGFYSTTVNSLYSFIVVDEAQDLSHCELNNLGKLVKEYQIVACMDTHQSLKDEQSKRDYLLHAFSGGHYKAEHFALSATYRCHPCIVELANKIIDIKNSFTGGIADKKEFRVISSSQDAKAEPGFVEWLEYSSTESLQTLRQKELVVVTYKEFKEEAIQLFQTPLVFTPKQIKGLEYKTVVAYRLFDKEEFKHINALLKDKLKENDFVAPVHRAKQGQRNASYGPLFNKIFTAFTRAKNHLIIVQNLKPIAHLGNLLQKAHVNHESASIMNLGQDTQIDWHQEAQKQRDRGNEDIAREIEKQKLQSAEANNKEATKDQVKPREIKLNTKKQAKSQAVNRNKAATTELRWPKIDSKKTLIRLLNDSQVKEYLFKRSASQNSCGFIDFIKNEDNIRLLASVLQQHPKFTSLIAEGLKDDFDGRPLLVNLFQKELLGKLLNYIPELASHFSAKDLTKEYSYGKTKSTIFLTLAQEGHGREILILLLSNNSNLAKQFTVADLTTSYNEDSNYPLMHFTADLHFGGMKLLHLLLKQNPMLQDVPASVFMKISKSKGIFENTSPFYWLCVYGVNLLSEWLDVNPSLITDLPIEELINSIFSSAPVANSALYWLSLNSSTQFILKRIFELKPEILYCISPESLAHALTRRSSSDASALYWLSTSADGCYLLNHLLKINPELANYISAKDLGDPTIESYYTQGDSSLYWLSSTEEGRGVLKNLLGLNKSIAKNLKQDDLVRLVIPSAEFKDIGLSNVNTSAFYWLTTKPDGRQLLKELFELNERLSEHFSIDSLIQLRGKTAGKDASTSAFYFLSSDLLGHHILRVLIQKNPNLPNEIPYTSLVQSLTLEAKMFAVTSPLYWFAYHYEQSDLLNVFLHSEYEKQLSASTLVGQNIHLSEVSILPNCILSCLGRNQKGLNKISEIAAKYPHLINELISRNIEAVRLLAVKGAQSATPYYIMILTFVGRIALHEKIRQDHSFVQFLPAQDLAKPITLSVKVGFNFTALQILSSTKDGIAFLKTLFELKPDYLKEIPLLAWTNVVETETESGAFCIHSLAQSEEGLDILELLVNNNEAFSKCITNADLHKAVIDRKTKEKTNLLFWLAKNPRGRNILMHFLEGNHDLLQQFSEDYFAEPEEKEALNTNQLNEQTPTPTGSTAEVIPEQVKEKEVLGANLRLFKPANKEKETESADLSDMKTII, translated from the coding sequence GTGGGTAAAGTTTATTATTGGCAGGGTATCATAGGCGATGCCTCGCGATTCGCACCTTATCATGAAATCATTAACAAACTGGTACAGGGAAACTATAAATCAGCCGATTTGGATTTAAAAAAGTTACAGGGATACCGTGTTTATAGTGTGCGAGTTAACAAAAGCGACCGCCTGATTTTTACCACAGTGAACAAAGATGGCCAATCTTTTTTAGTTCTTTTGGATGTGGTGTTAAACCATGACTATAACAAATGCCCATTCCTGAAACCTGCAGTCTTGAAGAACTATCTTGAAAAAAATGCCGAGACAATTACGAATCACATTGAGCAGAAAGATTTTCTCGCTACAACCGAGGTCCCTTTATCCGAGCAAAAAATTGCTGACAACACTCCCCTCCAATACGCACCTATTGCTTATTACAACCAGATGTATATCGAATTTAATGATGAACAACAAGTAGCAAGAGGTGCAACATTACCGGCAGTGATAAGTGGTCCGCCCGGCTCCGGTAAATCCTGTGTGGCACTGTCGCTATTGGAACAAGCAGTTAATCAACTGGCCTATGAAAATGGTCCTATTTTATACGTTACCCAATCTGAACCACTAAAAAAAGCGCTTGAGGCAGGTTGGCAGGAATTACCTGTTGCTCAAAATCTTCCACCCAAGTCGGTTCAGTTTCGAACATATCAAGAGCTGTTAAGCGAGTGTGATCTTGAGTTTTCAAAGAAAGAAATTGTTGGCAAGGCACATTTTCAAGAGTGGTTTAAACAATACAAGGCTAAACAAAAGAAGCGCAATGATTCTGCCGCAGTAAATCCTAATTTTTTGCAACAAATTTCTCTGATTTATCGGGAGCTGCGCATTCTTACTGCTTACTCTTCAGAAGAATACCTGAAGTTGGGTGAGCGGCAATCGTTGATTCACAATACGGAACAGAGACAATGGCTTTGGGAAATGTCACGGGCCTATTTGCTCTATTTGGAAGGAACCCAACGCATTGACCCTGGTTTTTATTCAACAACTGTCAACTCTTTGTATTCTTTTATTGTGGTTGATGAAGCGCAGGATCTATCCCATTGCGAGTTGAACAATTTGGGTAAATTAGTCAAAGAATATCAAATTGTTGCCTGCATGGACACGCACCAGAGTTTAAAAGATGAGCAATCAAAACGTGATTATTTATTGCATGCATTCAGCGGGGGTCACTATAAAGCAGAGCATTTTGCTTTAAGTGCTACTTATCGTTGTCACCCATGCATTGTGGAGCTAGCTAATAAAATCATTGATATTAAAAATAGTTTCACGGGAGGAATTGCTGATAAAAAAGAGTTCAGAGTCATTTCGTCCTCTCAAGACGCAAAAGCTGAACCCGGTTTTGTCGAATGGCTTGAATACTCATCCACCGAGAGCTTACAAACTCTCCGGCAAAAAGAGCTTGTGGTAGTCACCTACAAAGAATTTAAAGAAGAAGCCATCCAGTTATTTCAAACGCCTCTGGTGTTTACCCCAAAACAGATTAAAGGGCTTGAGTACAAAACAGTGGTTGCATATCGTTTATTTGATAAAGAAGAATTTAAACACATTAATGCATTGCTAAAAGATAAACTTAAAGAAAACGATTTTGTTGCTCCCGTGCATCGAGCAAAACAGGGACAAAGAAACGCAAGTTACGGCCCTTTATTTAATAAAATTTTTACTGCATTTACCAGGGCAAAAAATCATTTAATTATTGTTCAAAATTTAAAACCCATAGCTCATCTCGGTAATTTATTGCAAAAAGCTCATGTGAATCATGAGTCGGCTTCAATAATGAACCTCGGGCAAGATACGCAAATAGACTGGCATCAGGAAGCACAAAAACAGCGTGATCGTGGCAATGAAGACATTGCCAGGGAAATTGAAAAGCAGAAACTGCAAAGTGCTGAGGCCAATAATAAGGAAGCCACTAAAGACCAGGTGAAACCTAGAGAAATTAAGTTAAACACTAAAAAGCAGGCTAAATCTCAGGCTGTTAACAGGAATAAAGCTGCAACTACAGAATTAAGATGGCCAAAAATTGATTCAAAAAAGACATTGATAAGATTGCTGAATGATTCCCAGGTAAAGGAATATCTATTCAAACGCTCAGCAAGTCAGAATTCCTGCGGGTTTATTGATTTTATTAAAAATGAAGACAACATCAGACTCTTGGCTTCTGTATTGCAGCAGCATCCGAAATTTACCAGTTTGATAGCAGAGGGGTTAAAAGATGACTTTGATGGCCGACCTCTTCTGGTAAATTTATTTCAAAAAGAATTATTAGGGAAATTACTGAATTACATCCCTGAGTTGGCTTCGCATTTTTCTGCCAAAGACTTGACTAAAGAATATTCTTACGGGAAAACGAAAAGCACAATTTTTCTGACTTTGGCGCAAGAAGGCCACGGGCGTGAGATCTTAATTTTGTTGCTATCTAACAATTCAAATTTAGCAAAGCAGTTCACCGTCGCTGACCTAACTACCTCATACAATGAGGACAGCAATTACCCGTTAATGCATTTTACGGCTGACTTACACTTCGGCGGAATGAAGTTACTTCACTTATTATTAAAGCAAAATCCCATGCTGCAAGATGTACCAGCATCGGTTTTTATGAAAATTTCCAAGAGTAAGGGAATTTTTGAAAATACATCCCCTTTTTATTGGCTGTGTGTTTATGGGGTGAATTTACTCAGTGAATGGCTTGATGTAAATCCATCACTCATCACAGATTTACCCATTGAGGAGTTGATAAACTCCATCTTTTCAAGTGCACCAGTGGCCAACTCCGCTTTATATTGGCTTTCTTTGAACAGTTCAACTCAATTTATCTTGAAAAGAATATTTGAATTGAAGCCTGAGATCCTGTACTGCATTTCTCCAGAGAGCCTGGCTCATGCACTGACTCGGCGAAGCAGCAGTGATGCTTCTGCATTGTATTGGCTAAGTACCAGTGCTGATGGCTGCTATTTGCTCAATCATTTATTAAAAATAAACCCGGAATTGGCCAATTACATTTCAGCTAAAGATTTAGGTGATCCAACCATCGAAAGCTATTATACGCAAGGAGATTCCTCACTATACTGGTTATCATCGACTGAGGAAGGACGCGGTGTTTTAAAAAATTTATTGGGTCTAAACAAATCAATAGCCAAAAATCTGAAGCAAGATGATCTGGTGAGGCTGGTTATACCATCAGCTGAATTCAAAGACATCGGCTTATCTAATGTAAATACCTCCGCTTTTTATTGGTTAACGACCAAGCCCGACGGGCGGCAATTGCTCAAGGAATTATTTGAGCTAAACGAAAGACTGAGTGAACATTTTTCAATTGACAGCTTGATACAGCTGCGTGGAAAAACTGCTGGGAAAGACGCCAGCACTTCAGCTTTTTATTTTCTATCATCAGATTTACTAGGGCATCATATTTTAAGAGTATTGATTCAAAAAAACCCCAATTTGCCAAATGAGATACCCTATACGAGCTTAGTCCAGTCATTAACTCTTGAAGCTAAAATGTTTGCAGTTACCTCTCCATTGTATTGGTTTGCCTATCATTACGAGCAGAGTGATTTATTAAATGTATTTTTACACTCTGAATACGAAAAACAACTTAGCGCATCAACATTGGTTGGACAAAACATTCATTTGAGTGAGGTAAGCATACTGCCGAATTGCATTTTAAGCTGTCTTGGACGGAATCAGAAAGGGTTAAACAAAATCAGCGAGATAGCGGCGAAATACCCACACCTGATTAATGAGCTTATTTCCCGCAACATCGAGGCGGTTCGCCTGCTTGCTGTCAAAGGGGCACAATCTGCTACACCTTATTATATTATGATTTTAACATTTGTCGGGCGGATTGCGCTGCATGAAAAAATTCGTCAAGATCATTCCTTTGTACAGTTTCTTCCTGCTCAGGATCTGGCGAAACCAATCACTTTATCCGTTAAAGTTGGATTCAATTTTACTGCCCTACAAATTCTAAGCAGCACTAAGGATGGCATTGCTTTCCTTAAGACATTGTTCGAGTTAAAACCAGATTACCTCAAAGAAATCCCTCTTTTGGCCTGGACAAATGTAGTAGAAACAGAGACTGAATCCGGTG
- a CDS encoding aspartyl/asparaginyl beta-hydroxylase domain-containing protein, whose product MNWPHALNFKTLLLLSYILSIIYVHLRGKERMGVLRQLTDHSSLLAPINAIMYLFSAVPKTPFIDISTFPELQKLQDNWQIIREEAEALMQKSYISASTKYDDIGFNSFFRRGWKRFYLKWYNDPMPSALAECPKTLEIIQQIPSINAAMFTLLPKQSFLYKHRDPYAGSLRYHLGLITPNSEECCIYVDGESYFWQDGQAVLFDETYIHSAENKTDQDRLILFCDIQRPLRNYFAIKLNQIFSQTIMKAASSKNLPIEQVGIINQLFQYGYKIRLIGKQLKQFNRAMYYLIKYSLFVSIAYFIFIK is encoded by the coding sequence ATGAATTGGCCTCACGCTCTAAATTTTAAAACCCTGTTACTTCTTAGTTACATCTTGTCCATCATATATGTTCATTTACGTGGTAAAGAGCGTATGGGTGTGTTGCGGCAACTTACAGATCATTCGAGTCTTTTGGCTCCAATTAATGCCATTATGTATCTTTTTTCAGCTGTACCTAAAACGCCCTTTATCGATATAAGCACATTCCCAGAATTACAAAAATTACAGGACAACTGGCAGATCATCCGCGAAGAAGCAGAAGCATTGATGCAAAAATCCTATATTAGCGCCTCTACAAAATACGACGACATTGGTTTTAACTCTTTCTTCAGACGGGGCTGGAAACGTTTTTACCTCAAATGGTATAACGATCCCATGCCATCTGCCTTAGCTGAGTGCCCAAAAACTTTGGAGATAATTCAACAGATTCCCTCAATTAATGCGGCTATGTTCACCTTGCTACCAAAGCAAAGTTTTTTATACAAGCATCGTGATCCTTACGCTGGTTCCTTACGTTATCATTTAGGATTGATTACGCCAAATAGCGAGGAATGTTGTATTTATGTAGATGGTGAAAGTTATTTTTGGCAAGATGGCCAGGCTGTTTTATTCGATGAAACTTATATCCATAGCGCCGAAAACAAAACCGATCAGGATAGGCTCATTCTTTTTTGTGACATTCAACGCCCTTTGAGAAATTATTTTGCCATTAAACTCAACCAGATTTTCAGCCAGACGATAATGAAAGCAGCATCCAGTAAGAATCTTCCTATTGAACAAGTCGGCATCATCAACCAATTATTTCAATACGGATATAAAATACGTCTGATCGGCAAACAGTTAAAACAATTCAATAGAGCCATGTATTACCTGATTAAATACAGCCTTTTTGTTTCTATTGCTTATTTTATTTTTATTAAATAA
- a CDS encoding DedA family protein, whose amino-acid sequence MEHIQQLLNYILHIDGYLFSFVSTYGTWTYLVLFLIIFCETGLIIIPFLPGDSLLFASGSLAAQADASLDIIFLMVLLTLASVFGNQVNYLIGKRIGPQIFNKEGSLLLNKKYLGQTHAFYERHGGKTIILARFMPIIRTFAPFIAGIGLMRHSQFLAYNIASAVLWIGSLLCLGYFVGGLPFVKNNFTLVIYAIIAISLLPPVFSFAYHKLTGVSASSS is encoded by the coding sequence ATGGAACACATACAGCAATTACTCAATTATATTTTACACATTGATGGTTATCTTTTTTCCTTTGTTTCCACTTATGGAACTTGGACTTATCTGGTTTTATTCCTCATAATATTTTGTGAAACCGGTTTAATAATTATTCCCTTTCTGCCTGGTGACTCACTCTTGTTTGCCAGTGGAAGCCTGGCAGCTCAGGCAGACGCATCCCTGGATATTATTTTTTTAATGGTGCTTCTTACCCTGGCTTCAGTTTTTGGCAATCAAGTCAATTATCTTATTGGCAAAAGAATTGGCCCTCAAATATTCAATAAAGAAGGCTCTCTCTTGCTTAATAAAAAATACTTAGGGCAAACTCATGCCTTTTATGAGAGGCATGGGGGCAAAACGATTATCTTGGCGCGTTTTATGCCAATCATCCGCACCTTTGCACCGTTCATCGCTGGAATTGGTTTAATGAGGCATTCACAATTTTTGGCTTATAACATAGCCAGCGCTGTACTTTGGATAGGTAGTCTTCTTTGCCTGGGGTACTTTGTAGGTGGATTGCCATTTGTCAAAAACAATTTCACTTTAGTCATTTATGCCATTATTGCCATTTCGTTACTTCCACCTGTTTTTAGCTTTGCCTATCACAAGCTGACAGGAGTGAGCGCGTCATCAAGTTAG
- a CDS encoding sensor histidine kinase, translating into MKKTEQLLNLSETEILSCLPCGLLILNAQGRIVWLNPAAEALLGTNLKGAAWRDIIQQAFAPKEDDGHEVSLVDGKRVRVAISSLCDLPGQLVTLTDLTATRDYEQAKANQHRLMEIGRMTAQLAHQIRTPLSSAMLYTEHLAAQHFEDARCLQWITRLHECHISIEQQIQDLLLFARGESIKPTMMRVQDWAAQLLERAQPLLTAQSAELLIHNELGETEVCLHPESLTGALLNLIINALQAKANQITITMEPIHEKGVQIKVTDNGIGMSEEVKSQAFSPFFTTKAQGTGLGLAVVNAVVKAHGGEVVLDSSSGQGSCITIKLPG; encoded by the coding sequence ATGAAGAAAACCGAGCAATTACTTAATTTATCTGAAACTGAGATTCTTTCCTGCCTGCCTTGTGGTCTTTTGATTTTAAATGCGCAGGGCAGGATTGTTTGGTTAAACCCAGCCGCTGAGGCCTTATTAGGAACTAATCTGAAAGGAGCAGCTTGGAGGGATATTATTCAACAGGCTTTTGCTCCTAAAGAAGATGATGGCCATGAGGTTTCGCTTGTAGACGGCAAGAGAGTCCGCGTAGCCATTTCTTCCCTTTGTGATTTACCGGGACAATTGGTCACCTTAACGGATTTAACCGCGACGCGCGATTATGAACAGGCGAAGGCTAATCAGCATCGTTTGATGGAAATTGGGCGAATGACTGCCCAGTTGGCCCACCAAATTCGAACTCCACTGTCTTCGGCTATGCTTTACACCGAGCATTTGGCAGCACAACATTTCGAAGATGCTCGCTGTTTACAATGGATTACTCGCCTGCATGAATGCCATATTAGCATTGAGCAACAAATTCAGGATTTGTTGTTATTCGCCCGTGGAGAAAGCATTAAGCCGACGATGATGCGTGTTCAGGACTGGGCAGCTCAGCTTTTAGAAAGAGCACAGCCCTTATTGACCGCCCAATCAGCAGAGTTGCTGATCCACAATGAATTGGGAGAAACAGAAGTTTGCTTACATCCCGAATCCTTAACCGGAGCCTTATTAAATCTTATTATTAATGCCTTACAAGCAAAGGCAAATCAAATTACTATAACTATGGAGCCCATTCATGAAAAAGGCGTGCAGATAAAAGTTACGGATAACGGCATAGGCATGTCAGAGGAAGTAAAATCACAAGCCTTTTCACCTTTTTTCACAACAAAAGCCCAAGGTACCGGCTTAGGCCTTGCCGTCGTGAATGCCGTTGTAAAAGCACATGGAGGTGAGGTGGTATTAGACTCTTCTTCGGGTCAGGGTAGTTGTATCACAATCAAACTACCAGGATAA
- a CDS encoding sigma-54-dependent transcriptional regulator — MSDVLIVEDDPVLREALAETMNLAGHSYLAAKDGKEALAMLERHSPAIVLSDIRMDKIDGQQLLAEIQRRNPGVPVILMTAHGSVEDAVTAMRNGAVDYLQKPFSAHSLTEKINRYIKPLPTDDDSQPVAQDPKSQALLSMALRVAQSDVGVMISGESGTGKEVLAHFIHDHSPRKQQPFIAINCAAIPEQMLEATLFGYEKGAFTGAYKSTPGKFEQAQGGTLLLDEVSEMPLSLQAKLLRVLQEKEVERIGANKLTQLDVRVLATSNRKLLDEVKAGRFREDLYYRLNVFPLHWLPLRERACDIIPLANYLIRRHCQNSYPLIPVLSEEAKQALLNYSWPGNARELDNVIQRALVLQTHGEIEVPHLQLPRESGEESNLTIVEPKKGEAKSLQNYEFDLIAQTLKEHGGNRGQVAAILGVSERTLRYKLAKMREEGYQV; from the coding sequence ATGAGTGACGTGTTGATAGTTGAAGATGATCCAGTTTTAAGGGAAGCATTGGCTGAAACAATGAACCTGGCTGGGCATTCCTACTTGGCAGCAAAGGATGGCAAAGAAGCCCTGGCTATGCTCGAACGGCACAGCCCCGCTATTGTGCTAAGTGATATCCGCATGGATAAAATTGATGGTCAACAACTGCTTGCAGAAATTCAGCGTCGCAATCCTGGGGTACCGGTTATTTTAATGACTGCTCACGGTTCCGTAGAGGATGCAGTAACGGCGATGCGAAATGGTGCCGTAGATTATTTACAAAAACCATTCAGTGCCCATTCTTTAACCGAAAAAATAAATCGCTACATTAAACCCCTTCCTACAGATGACGATTCTCAACCGGTGGCGCAAGATCCCAAAAGCCAAGCTCTATTATCCATGGCGTTAAGAGTGGCTCAATCGGACGTAGGAGTCATGATTAGTGGTGAAAGTGGAACAGGAAAGGAAGTTCTCGCGCATTTCATTCATGATCACTCTCCCCGAAAACAACAGCCTTTTATTGCCATCAATTGTGCGGCGATTCCTGAGCAAATGCTGGAAGCAACATTGTTTGGCTATGAAAAAGGGGCTTTTACTGGGGCTTATAAATCCACCCCAGGTAAATTTGAACAAGCGCAAGGTGGTACTTTACTCTTAGATGAAGTCAGTGAAATGCCCCTCAGCTTGCAGGCGAAGCTCTTAAGGGTTTTGCAAGAAAAAGAAGTTGAACGGATTGGTGCGAATAAGCTCACTCAGCTCGATGTGCGAGTTTTGGCAACAAGCAACAGGAAATTGCTTGATGAAGTCAAAGCAGGACGGTTTCGAGAGGATTTGTATTATCGTTTAAATGTATTTCCCTTGCACTGGTTGCCTTTGAGGGAAAGAGCTTGTGACATTATCCCCTTGGCCAATTATTTAATACGCCGCCATTGTCAGAACAGTTATCCCTTAATTCCTGTCTTGAGCGAAGAAGCCAAACAGGCATTGCTAAACTACAGTTGGCCAGGAAATGCAAGGGAGTTGGATAATGTCATTCAAAGAGCTTTGGTTTTGCAAACTCATGGAGAGATTGAAGTACCTCATTTGCAATTACCCAGGGAAAGTGGAGAAGAATCAAACCTCACTATTGTTGAACCTAAAAAGGGTGAAGCTAAGAGTTTGCAAAATTATGAGTTTGACCTAATTGCTCAAACTCTGAAGGAGCATGGTGGTAATCGAGGTCAAGTGGCCGCCATTCTTGGTGTTAGCGAGCGAACTTTGCGATATAAACTGGCAAAGATGCGTGAAGAAGGATACCAAGTGTGA
- the fliE gene encoding flagellar hook-basal body complex protein FliE — translation MSEINTASVLNQLRVLAAKAEGSSVEFNSPGTAFSDYLHNALGEVNHLQQGADNLKTRFELGDKSVGVGEVMVAAQKSSLAFEATLRVRNKLVQAYQDIMNMPV, via the coding sequence ATGAGTGAAATAAATACAGCTTCAGTATTGAACCAATTGAGGGTACTGGCTGCGAAGGCAGAAGGAAGCAGCGTCGAATTTAATTCACCTGGAACTGCTTTTTCAGATTATCTGCATAATGCTTTAGGTGAGGTAAATCATTTGCAGCAAGGCGCTGACAATCTTAAAACCCGGTTTGAACTAGGTGATAAAAGTGTAGGTGTCGGGGAAGTAATGGTTGCAGCCCAAAAATCCAGTTTAGCTTTTGAAGCCACCTTACGTGTTCGAAATAAACTTGTGCAAGCCTATCAGGATATTATGAACATGCCTGTCTAG
- the fliF gene encoding flagellar basal-body MS-ring/collar protein FliF: MALAKNAAAAAERLASLSIPRQLGFMFGLAACVAIAVGVVLWSRQPSYLPLFNEISSREAADVVEVLERNKVDFKVDPNQGVILVAADEVQNARLKLAAAGLPRGNNAGYELLAEKNGFTTSQFMENARYKQALEIELARTISQFHDVKSARVHLAIPRESAFVRDNRKPSASVFIDVYPGVEVKKQTIASIINLVASSIPSLSASRVTVVDQNGQLLSEGAGQNLFSETERFMDYRQSLEQQYVQKIQDILTPILGFGRVKAKVAADMDFTAFEQTQEVFNPESSAVRSEQTLEEKRNQSSASGVPGALSNTPPANPTLQQNKNGNNNANNNNNKPGNTNQASTESGDVRSQTTKNYELDKTISHTKNQPGVIKRLTVAVLVDNKTELNPQTKKMENKPLSQAELDQIKVLVADAIGLNPKRGDSLNVVNSHFVKPEPIPPLPDLHFWQKDSFWSIVKQAGAGFLILALIFGIFRPLFKNLLTTPKEEIAEIEDRESNQEGQTLLPHANDYESQLALLRQVVDKEPKRVAQVVKTWVERG; this comes from the coding sequence ATGGCATTGGCAAAGAATGCTGCAGCCGCTGCGGAGAGATTGGCAAGTTTATCTATTCCAAGACAGCTCGGTTTTATGTTTGGACTTGCCGCATGCGTCGCAATAGCTGTGGGAGTTGTATTATGGTCTCGTCAGCCAAGCTACTTACCTTTATTCAATGAAATTAGTAGTCGAGAAGCGGCGGATGTTGTTGAAGTGCTTGAAAGGAATAAGGTTGATTTTAAAGTCGATCCCAACCAGGGAGTGATTCTGGTTGCCGCGGACGAGGTTCAGAATGCCCGCCTTAAGTTAGCGGCTGCAGGTTTACCCAGAGGGAATAATGCAGGCTACGAATTGCTTGCAGAAAAAAATGGCTTTACAACCAGCCAATTTATGGAAAATGCCCGTTATAAACAAGCATTAGAAATCGAATTAGCCCGCACAATAAGTCAATTCCATGATGTAAAATCTGCTCGCGTTCATTTGGCTATCCCTCGTGAGTCCGCTTTTGTCCGCGATAACCGGAAGCCGAGCGCCTCTGTTTTTATTGATGTCTATCCAGGTGTTGAAGTAAAGAAACAAACCATCGCATCGATCATTAATTTAGTGGCCTCTAGCATTCCAAGCCTTTCGGCCAGTAGGGTGACTGTGGTTGATCAAAATGGTCAGTTGCTTAGTGAAGGAGCGGGTCAGAACCTATTCAGCGAGACAGAGCGGTTTATGGATTACAGACAAAGTCTTGAGCAGCAGTATGTCCAGAAAATTCAAGATATTTTAACACCTATCCTTGGTTTTGGACGTGTCAAGGCAAAAGTGGCGGCCGATATGGATTTTACCGCTTTCGAACAAACGCAAGAGGTCTTCAATCCCGAATCTTCTGCCGTTCGAAGTGAACAGACACTCGAGGAAAAACGAAATCAAAGCAGCGCAAGTGGGGTACCCGGAGCATTGTCTAATACGCCTCCTGCCAACCCAACTTTACAGCAAAATAAAAATGGCAATAACAATGCCAATAATAATAATAATAAACCAGGGAACACTAATCAGGCCTCAACGGAAAGTGGAGATGTTCGTTCTCAAACCACCAAAAATTATGAGCTGGACAAAACAATTAGCCATACCAAAAATCAACCTGGTGTTATCAAAAGGCTTACAGTTGCGGTTTTAGTGGACAATAAAACTGAATTAAATCCGCAAACAAAAAAAATGGAAAATAAACCATTGTCGCAAGCTGAACTGGATCAAATCAAAGTTCTGGTTGCAGATGCCATTGGGCTTAATCCAAAACGAGGGGACAGCCTAAATGTAGTAAACAGTCATTTTGTTAAACCTGAACCCATCCCACCTCTTCCAGACCTCCATTTCTGGCAAAAAGACTCCTTCTGGTCCATTGTTAAACAAGCAGGAGCTGGATTTCTAATTTTGGCTTTGATTTTTGGAATTTTTAGACCTCTTTTTAAAAATTTGCTAACTACTCCTAAAGAAGAAATTGCTGAGATAGAAGACAGGGAATCTAATCAGGAAGGACAAACTCTTCTACCTCATGCCAATGATTATGAATCTCAGCTTGCTCTTTTGCGTCAGGTAGTTGATAAAGAACCCAAGCGTGTGGCGCAGGTAGTAAAAACTTGGGTGGAACGGGGATAG